A region from the Pelobates fuscus isolate aPelFus1 chromosome 1, aPelFus1.pri, whole genome shotgun sequence genome encodes:
- the FUNDC1 gene encoding FUN14 domain-containing protein 1 isoform X2: MAARRDPSSDDESYEVLDITEYARRHHWWSRLFGRNSGPLTEKYSVATQIVMGGVTGWCAGFLFQKVGKLAATAVGGGFLLLQIASHGGYVQIDWKRVEKDVNKAKRKIKKQANKSAPEINTLIEESTDFIKQNIVVSGGFVGGFLLGLAS, encoded by the exons ATGGCTGCCCGGAGAG ATCCCAGCAGTGATGATGAGTCATATGAAGTTTTGGATATAACAGAATATGCTAGGCGTCATCATTGGTGGAGCAGGCTTTTTGGACGAAACTCTGGGCCACTAACAGAGAAATATTCTGTTGCTACGCAGATTGTCATGGGTGGAGTGACTGGCTG GTGTGCAGGGTTTCTCTTTCAAAAAGTAGGGAAGCTGGCTGCAACGGCCGTAGGCGGTGGATTTCTTCTGCTTCAG ATTGCCAGTCATGGTGGCTATGTACAGATAGATTGGAAGAGAGTTGAAAAAGATGTTAACAAGGCAAAAAGGAAGATAAAAAAGCAGGCTAATAAATCAGCACCTGAAATTAACACCTTAATTGAAGAG tCTACAGATTTTATCAAGCAGAACATCGTTGTGTCTGGTGGATTTGTTGGAGGTTTCTTATTAGGTCTTGCCTCTTAA
- the FUNDC1 gene encoding FUN14 domain-containing protein 1 isoform X1: MAARRDPSSDDESYEVLDITEYARRHHWWSRLFGRNSGPLTEKYSVATQIVMGGVTGWCAGFLFQKVGKLAATAVGGGFLLLQIASHGGYVQIDWKRVEKDVNKAKRKIKKQANKSAPEINTLIEEVKRNSTDFIKQNIVVSGGFVGGFLLGLAS, translated from the exons ATGGCTGCCCGGAGAG ATCCCAGCAGTGATGATGAGTCATATGAAGTTTTGGATATAACAGAATATGCTAGGCGTCATCATTGGTGGAGCAGGCTTTTTGGACGAAACTCTGGGCCACTAACAGAGAAATATTCTGTTGCTACGCAGATTGTCATGGGTGGAGTGACTGGCTG GTGTGCAGGGTTTCTCTTTCAAAAAGTAGGGAAGCTGGCTGCAACGGCCGTAGGCGGTGGATTTCTTCTGCTTCAG ATTGCCAGTCATGGTGGCTATGTACAGATAGATTGGAAGAGAGTTGAAAAAGATGTTAACAAGGCAAAAAGGAAGATAAAAAAGCAGGCTAATAAATCAGCACCTGAAATTAACACCTTAATTGAAGAGGTAAAAAGAAAT tCTACAGATTTTATCAAGCAGAACATCGTTGTGTCTGGTGGATTTGTTGGAGGTTTCTTATTAGGTCTTGCCTCTTAA